The genome window TGCGACTTTCATAGTATTTTAACTCGTGTTTAACGCTGTTTTAATTGATCACCGGTAATTTTGTATCACTTCAAAGTTACCAGGATATGGTAAACGATTCGTAAGCGCTCTCTAGAGCGGAGCGAATTGGTTCCAAAAGGAAGGTTGAACGTCAAAGTGACTTAGTGAAATAAGCACTTTGTAATGGTGTGGATAGGATGAGAAAGCTACTTGGAGGACGTATTCCGGGTAGCTTTTTGGTTTTATAGGCTGTCTTAATTTAACGCTCTTTTAATGGTAGATTTAAGTGGTTTTAATTAATCTACCCAACATTTGTACTGTCAAACTGACTAAATAAAATCTATGGAAAAACTCTTATTGCTCGTCAATCAGGGATTCCGTACCGACCGTAATTAACCGTTTCGTACCCCGTAACTCTAAAACAGTAAACAGACAGCCCACGGCTACTTGAAAGACTGGCAATGTGTTCCTGTTTATAAAAATTAAACCTCTGAATAGTCTTTTGGCTAAGTCAGAGGTTTTCGTTATTACTACATTTTGCATATCCAAATCTCTTTTTCTACTTTGCCATCAGGCCTTGTCTGTTGCCAACTTTGAGAGTCTGTTTTCTGGAATGCACCATCTATAAATTTGGATATACTAGTTAGACAACAGGCAAGACCGGCTTTAGACATTTGTCTTATTGTATGTGTTTGATATTAATACCTGACAACCTGTGGGTCTATTATGAAAATTCTGGTGGTAGAAGATGAACCCAAATTGGCTTCGTTTGTCAAAAAGGGATTAGAAGAGCAGTCGTGTGAAGTAGACATTGCATACGACGGTCAAATTGGTCGCACAATGGCGCTTAGTAGTCTGTATGACGTTATTGTCATGGATGTCAACCTGCCCAAAATGAATGGGTTTGATGTAGCCCAGTCGATTCGTGCCGAAGGACTTAAAACCCCCATCCTTATGCTAACCGCTATGGGATCGGTGGACGACAAAGTCACGGGTTTTGAGGCTGGTGCCGACGACTATCTGGTCAAACCGTTTGAGTTTCGGGAGTTGCTGGCGCGTATCCGCGCCTTGAGCAAACGCAATGCTAATGCTGGCGCACAGGCTAACCTCTTAAAAATAGCGGACCTGGAGCTAGACCTAAACGAAAAAATAGCCCGGCGTGGCGGACGGCGCATCGAACTGACAGCCAAAGAATTTGGTTTGCTCGAATATTTGATGCGGAACCGTGGCCGCGTTGTGTCGCGAATTGATATCGCCGAGAAAGTATGGGATATCCATTTTGACACTGGTACCAATGTAATTGATGTTTACGTTAATTTTCTTCGGAAAAAGATTGATAAAGAATACCCTATCAAGCTTATACATACCGTAATTGGGATGGGGTATATCTTGAAAGAAGAGTGATTTATGACCATTCGTACCCGTCTGACGTTTGTTTTTGCGACAATGGTAGCGTCTATTATGCTACTTTTCTCGCTTTCGATTTATTATTTGTATAGTCAGCACCGGGAAACAGAATTTAAACAACGTCTGCGGGAGGAAGCTTTTACGACGGTTCGGTTACTACAGAGTGTAGGTCATGACTCGGGCGGTGTCCTCCGCCGCATTGATGTTGGCGACCCGATAGCCTTGTATAAAGACCAGGTCGTCGTTTACAATAGCAATAATACGGTCATTTATAACAGCAGTGGGCAGGCCATTCGCTTTATGTCCACGCTGGTTACTCAAATACACAATGGGCGCGAGGTATACGTTCGGGAAAATGATGATGAGTTAATTGGCGTTCCTTACCAGAGCAAAAAAGGCGAAAAACTAGCGGTCATTGTTACAGCCAATGATCGTTATGGTTTTTCAAAACTGAACCGCCTGCGTCAGATTCTCACGGTCGGCTGGATTATTAGTCTCGGAATACTTATTCTGGCAGGTTGGTTATTTGCAGGAGATGCGCTGAAGCCCGTTTCTGATATCATTAATCAGGTTAACGACATTTCGGCAACGAACATTAATGCCCGCCTCCGCGTTGGCCGACAGCACGATGAACTAGCCAAGTTGGCCGCTACGTTTAATGCCATGCTGGGGCGTCTGGACGAGGCTTTTACGGCGCAGAAAAGTTTTGTCTCCCACGCTTCGCATGAGCTTCGCACACCCCTAGCCGTCATGATGGGTGAAGTTGA of Tellurirhabdus bombi contains these proteins:
- a CDS encoding response regulator — translated: MKILVVEDEPKLASFVKKGLEEQSCEVDIAYDGQIGRTMALSSLYDVIVMDVNLPKMNGFDVAQSIRAEGLKTPILMLTAMGSVDDKVTGFEAGADDYLVKPFEFRELLARIRALSKRNANAGAQANLLKIADLELDLNEKIARRGGRRIELTAKEFGLLEYLMRNRGRVVSRIDIAEKVWDIHFDTGTNVIDVYVNFLRKKIDKEYPIKLIHTVIGMGYILKEE
- a CDS encoding sensor histidine kinase; this translates as MTIRTRLTFVFATMVASIMLLFSLSIYYLYSQHRETEFKQRLREEAFTTVRLLQSVGHDSGGVLRRIDVGDPIALYKDQVVVYNSNNTVIYNSSGQAIRFMSTLVTQIHNGREVYVRENDDELIGVPYQSKKGEKLAVIVTANDRYGFSKLNRLRQILTVGWIISLGILILAGWLFAGDALKPVSDIINQVNDISATNINARLRVGRQHDELAKLAATFNAMLGRLDEAFTAQKSFVSHASHELRTPLAVMMGEVEVSLMQTRSPEEYQKVLEGVLEEIQKLRKLVNGLLELTSASADAATLSFEPVRVDELLWQVRSTILQQNPSYSIDIRFENMPEQEEELMILGVDPLLRTAFQNLMENGCKYSHNQQCVVSVHINSIIQVSFSDKGDGISTDELPHIYEPFFRSNASVAGNGLGLALARRIILQHRGSIDVQSTLGEGSTFTVSFPKTYALSTESKSAGE